The DNA sequence caaatatcaattattaattcaaataaaatactaaattaaataaaaaaaactaaatttttttcaactgcatatattttataattgtcttttaacaaataagttcttatttattgaaatgataatttagtaaaaaataaaactcaattaataattttgcaTCTATAACAATATATTGTACAAAACTTTagcatataataaataaattatttatattttgtagtaaacaaaaaaaaaaacaaaaaaacaaaaacttcaccAAATATTGTCACTTAAGACCTCATACAATATGATGAGACTATATATACTTTCAAGTGaagagtatatatattaaattaataatattttttttaggtataAAACAAAAAGTTCTTAACTTTGGCTATATTTCCAATATCTTAGCGGcctttaagaaaatgattaacTTCCAACACCACAATTATCATTTTTACGGGAAAAAACGAAAAGAGAAACATACGAGTAAGCAAGACAGATAGCAATTAGCAGGCACTGAAAAATTGTTTGAAGCTTCAACCTGCTGGTTGCTGGCTATCTAATAAACTACGGATATGTTGTTTGTGTGGTTCAAGGCTAACTCTGGCTGTGGCTCATGTATTGGTTGTAAAAGACAGAAACCATGTCCCCAATTGCTGTGGCACGTGGCAACAAAACCTTGGGGTCCTTGTTATGATGTAAACTATGTTGTTGGACAAATCTGCAGCCTTGTTTCAATCCACCAAcccaacattttcttttattctattcATCCTCATATGGAGAGAGACATAAAGACGCGTAACGGGCTTTCTCTTAGTTTGATTTATGGCTAATTTTACTGTTTATGATGAATGAGAAGAAGGAAAAGAGGGCTGTTGAATGGTGCAGATAAAGACGGGAAGCACAAGAATGTTGTTGATGCCCTTCAAGGTCGTCTCACTTCTTTCTCTTCTATTCTTTCACTTGTGGTTTTGCTTATTGTGGATTTGTAAATGGAGATTATCCAGTTTTTGCGTTTTTGTTTAACATGTTGACTTTGGAATCTAACAGCTTAATCTTTCAATTTTGACAGTGTTGACGAGAATTGAGCTGTCACCTGAGCACCATGAATCTCCATACTATCATGTCCTTGAACCAAATGGATAATCTGAAGAAAGTGATGCCAACCCATTACTCTGTCCCCTCCCGGGTACCTAATTTCTTGGGTGCTGAATCAGTTGGTGAATACTCATTGTATGGAAAAGAGTCACCTGCAGGTATTCCTCCATGTATACAAAGAGAACAAGTCCTCAATTCCCTTGAACAACTGAATCTGTTTAAACACCATATTTTGAATACAAGCCCTATGTCCCACAAACCTTTCCCTATGGGATCTTATGTCATGAATCCACATGCCATGTCTACCCAGTCTTCTATGTTCCCTGCCGCTTTATATTCTCCATCTTCGACCAGCTTTGAGACCCATCAGCACCTTGGAAATCCACTCTTTCTTCCACAATACCCCCCGTGCGTTTCTCCTGCTAATTCATCAGAATCTCCCCTGCTTTTGGGTGACGATGTAGCTGATAAATATGACAAAGAGAATTCAGGGGACTTGATGAAGGACTTCTTTGGCATCCCGGAGGAAAGTTCTGATCAAAGCTTGCAaggtttggatgctgagaaggACAGTTTGACATTAATGGACCTGTTGGATCTGCGATATTTGTCTGAAGAGCTAGACATACCTGTAAGCAAGAAAGGGGAAAATCCCAGTGTTGATGTGAGTACTCAGTACTATTTTCCTGATTTTGATTTGTTCTTTAATAGGTATTGTCATTGTAAAGAACCTCCCAGGTATCTCATTCTCTGCTTGCTTGGACAAAATTTACATGTTCAACAAATCTATAGACGCAGTTGAATTTTAGATGGCATGTGTTGATTGTTATCATGTCATGCATCCAAATATGAATATACCTAGTTGGACATTTCATTGGATGTTAATTGGTGTAGGAAATATGCCAAGCACCAAACTTTTCATCAATCCCACCCCAAAGCCAACCACACGCTTTGGTCCCGCCTATGGATAATCAGGTTCCCGAGGCTGCAGCTGCCCAGAAGCAAAGAATAAGGTGGACACCCGAGCTCCATGAGCTTTTCTTAGATGCAGTCAGCAAACTTGGTGGCCCTGACAGTGAGTCAATCACCTTTGAATCTTTTGTGAAATCCATCTTTTCCAAGGCTAACAATCTTATGTGAAATTCAGAGGCAACTCCAAAGGGTATATTGAGGCTTATGAATGTTGAAGGTTTAAACATATGCCATGTGAAGAGCCACTTGCAGgtaattttattctcaaaaatatgGATCAGATCTTTGAGCGAGCTACTTCTCTGTTTCAACTTACATTGTTATATGGACCTATAAATTTGCAGAAATACCGACTAGCCAAGGCTGTGCCAGAGATGAAACAAGGTAAAAGATATAATCATACTAGATGAAAAGCTCATCAATAGCATAGCAGTAATATCTTACcttaattactatatttttgCAGCAGCCTGATTCCTTACCTATCCTAGTAGGTTTAAGACAAAACACATGAAAAGTTCGATAAGTAGGTTGTAATGAAATTCAACCATTTCAAACCCCCGCTAGCTTTTgaatttagagtttgtttggcactaattttagaaaatatttctagactttctaatatttgaataataaaaattttatagtaTGAGAAATATTAtaagtgtttcctaaaatcatagTCAAATGGGCTCTTTATCCACGTACTCAACAAAAATTCAAGGCATGCACAAAACTCGAGATATAGGCAGAACATCTCCCCTACAAAAATTACATTTCTTTTGGGGTAAAAATTAGAGGCTTAGGCTACTTCCCATCAATACATCCATCCTTTCATCCATACACACACTCCAATTCCACCATCATCCCCCAAACCACATAATCTTATTACCCATTATCTTATGGATGAATtagatacaaattattaaaatttattaaagatattttgaaattatttttgattgTTTGGATAGAATGtgaagtttgattttaatttaagagAGCTTTTGCAtagtattgttatttttatgatcATCCTTATcacttaacaaataaaaatttaacttaaaattaatataatatttcaaaatagtgAATAAGTTTGGAGTATGATTTGA is a window from the Vitis riparia cultivar Riparia Gloire de Montpellier isolate 1030 chromosome 9, EGFV_Vit.rip_1.0, whole genome shotgun sequence genome containing:
- the LOC117922691 gene encoding myb family transcription factor PHL6-like, translated to MNLHTIMSLNQMDNLKKVMPTHYSVPSRVPNFLGAESVGEYSLYGKESPAGIPPCIQREQVLNSLEQLNLFKHHILNTSPMSHKPFPMGSYVMNPHAMSTQSSMFPAALYSPSSTSFETHQHLGNPLFLPQYPPCVSPANSSESPLLLGDDVADKYDKENSGDLMKDFFGIPEESSDQSLQGLDAEKDSLTLMDLLDLRYLSEELDIPVSKKGENPSVDEICQAPNFSSIPPQSQPHALVPPMDNQVPEAAAAQKQRIRWTPELHELFLDAVSKLGGPDKATPKGILRLMNVEGLNICHVKSHLQKYRLAKAVPEMKQDKKASSSEERKVATKTDERETPIERAMQVTEALRVQVEVQKILHEQLKLQKALQLNLEQNGEYLRRILEEQHKAGVALPSLMGSHSNPQPIPLSSTDGASSPKQYDFEVDCFPSLLSKHKASHTTESEQPRCHKKPRRSSSVEIICIDSPAESVEG